In the genome of Siniperca chuatsi isolate FFG_IHB_CAS linkage group LG14, ASM2008510v1, whole genome shotgun sequence, the window tggattgccatgaaattttatacaaacattcatgggtgccagatgatgtatcctactgactttagtgatcccctgacctttcctctagtgccaccatgaggttgatatttgtggttttgagtgaaatgtcaacAACAATTGAATGAGACATAGCAGTGAAGCagtgtaatttttatttaacttttcacTTGGAAGTGTGTCGTTAGATCAAATTCACACCCACAACCACATCGTTTTGAAAGGTAATCTAACCTGAGACTGAAGGGGTTGGTTTGCAAAACAACCCAACACAGGCGTGAAAAGGCAGACAGTGAACACACAGGGGACCTGAGTGACCATCCTGTCCAGGTGACATAATttggacaaaaataaacatgaaatgtGTTTCCAGCTACTGTTTGATCTAGATCTCGTTGATTACAGTGTTTCCCATATTTTAtgagacacatactgtactctgAATATAcataaaagtgaaattttgagGATTTTTAGCCATTGAGAAGCTTTTCTAAGAAAAATTCCACTGATGGAGAAATTTTTGTATCACCATCACCAACACAGGAACTTCATTGGTGTGTCTACAATATATGATAGATATGGTGAGTAGTAGAGAATTGTATGCAATGTTTTTGTGCTACTTCCACTGAAGAAAGAATTGAAGTATCTATTGtggattttaaatgaacaaaagtggaatgtcgtagaaaaggtttcagttgtagtcatctggacactgttttcagaatcaagatgtttcgccattctcaattgtgaaaatggtctgagaattccgaaatttaagctactctgtgttgcttaagccctgccctcagggaggagtcttcctgagtgtctgctgtttaccctgcctagtttcacctgaaactgaccttctttgtgGAATGTGTTAACCAACTTCTAATGACACTGACTTTTTTCacttaaacattttttcattatttgaccACACTGGAATACTTGTTTTGTAACTAACTTGCCAATCACTTCCTGGTTGTGATGATGTCAGTGCGGTTGCGTGGTGATTTCAGGGAACACAATAAATGTTTAACAGCCTGCAATGCAACAGGTGTAAGAAAACAGAAACGTCTAATATGGCAAGATGAAGCCTAACGAAAAtaacatttgtcacattttcctTTGCTGTCATGGAACAGCTCTGTGGAAGTGTCAAAGTAACCCACAGCCATGTAGATTTACCAAACATATCTTAAGGGAGGATTTTAATGCTAAATCATTAATGATGATGTGTGTTGTACTACATTTTTGGCTTTAATGATGCTCTGCCAAATCATTCAGGCAGAGTCAAGTCATTATGATGCTTTACAGCATCATATGAAATAGTGCAACCAGGTTTTTCCAGCTTGAAAAGAATCTCATTTTCAGTGTCATCTTATCTTGAGACAAGTATTCCTGAAACAAGTTATAGATATATTTTATCTAGATATTGTATATAAGATATTGTATTTTAagtcattattttaaatgattttacactcaataaaacatgaaataacttTTGGTTGGCTATCTGTACTATTTATGCGTTTGGAACACAAACCCTGTGCGTAATTACGCATTTGGGGgcttttttaactttaatattCACTAAGTGAGTGTCACGTTTATGAGAGCCAGAGCATATTTGTTTGCAGGCAGGTTGGTTGGCTACTGACAGAGTTGGTAGAacaccccctcctctctctctctctctctctctctctttcctctctctctcttcagctgcCGCGATATTTTCCAGCTCTGGAGCCTCAACCGCACAGCTCGATCGATTCGCATTGATTGTCCCTGACGAGCTGCTCCACTTTCTAGCCAATGTCAGCCAGTCTGCGATCGGGAAGGAGAGAAATGAAGGAAAATCTCTGCCGCCCTGGCGGTGTCATTTCCACACACTTGGGCTGGCCGCCTGCCAGCAGACAGGCCAGTCGAAAGAGGTGGAGTGGACTCTGGGGCTGAGCGAGAGCAGGAGCGACCAGGGATGAGATTTCTGTCAGCCTTGCATGGTGGATAACCTCTGCTCTCCAAAATGAATTGATGGGTGAACTGAGCTGAGTTTACCGTCCACCACCCTGCATCCCTCTTGACAAAGCGGTCACTccttaaaacaagaaaacacaatatttaaaatcacACCTGTCACAACAATGTAATAATGCAGATATTAacactttaaaaatatttgatttaggcattatatttattttacctctagttattattattataaaacaaaaacataaccgCTCATACAGGCAGTTTTGTGTCgcttaaacaataaaacaaacataaaaataaataaacacaaaaataaacgGCATGacattattttgaataaattaTACTATCACCATTTGAGCGTCATTACAGCGTCATTAAAGAAAGATGCAGCCAGTTATCACTCAGGCAGAGTACAGTCATCTTCTATTAGCCCAcagttttattctgaaacaacacctctctcctctgctgtcctgAAATCACTGAACCTCGCGGCCTCTCCCGCTTTATTATTGCCTCAGCTGAAGCGCGCGCACAGCAGAAAAGTCCAGTTCGGTTTTTCCGCGGAGCTCCAAAAATCTAtgaaatgtgtttgcatgttccTCTCTGCAAGCGGGGATGTAGAGGTGGGATTGCAAGGACCGAGAAAGCTGGGGGAACCCACGCGTTCAGCCTCAGAGAAAGTACGCTTTTCCAAAATAACTGACggtgaatatttttttttcttttcacatttatcATTAACAGGCAGGGACTCTGTAGGATTGTGTTCTCGGAGAATAAGCTTTTTCCCCCctgcccttttcttttttttgtcaccatTCTGCACGGCAGGCTGAGAGACGGACCGCTCGGACTGTGGGAGCCCTCCCCTCTGCTCGGATCTGCTTTGGTAGGTGCGAATAAAATGGGCCCGTGTTTGCAAATATGCAGATACatggaagaggagggagggggtgggatggGGGGGGATCATACTTTGTTGAAGTCTGCTGAAAGTTGGGATGTCATCTTCCTATAGGATCAAGTTATAGCAGGGTGAACCGGAGGCTCTTCTGTATATCCTCAAATGTGCGACTGCAGACCATATGCTGGTACCGCAGATAGGCTACCGTGCTCATAGATCACTGAGTCCAGACAAAAGCCAGCTATTTTGATCTGCTTATACTcttggaagaaaaaacaaaaacaactgttttATTACCTACCCGGTGATTGGATATATAATGCTGAACGGGATTTTTTACAAGCTGCTCTCAGTTTTTCAAGAACAATCTTCATTTCGCTTTATTTAATAAGTCGCCGCCAGCGCTGATACGGATCGGCACAAAAGCAAAAGCCCGATGTTTTATTGTGAATCAGCTGTTAATGACGCGCACTAAACTTGACGCTTCCAGTTCGTGGAAGAAATGATTAACGCGCATTAGAGTCGGATCATGCTTGCGTTTGACAACAGACTCTTCCTGATCGTCACCCTGTATAACtcaaacttttatttaatcCGCTGTCATCCCAAAAACATAAACTAACAAATAGATATCACAGTTTTCCTCTTGATGAAAGGTGAAGAATTCATctgctttaaatatatatatatatatatatatatatatatatatatatatatatatatatatatatattccaaaTGCCATattttcttcatgtgttttttctccGGGCATCATTAGAAAGTTCCCAGGTACACTACCTCTCACCGCGCTACCCAGAGATTTACAGTCATCTCCCTGCTATCCGCCACCAGTATCGCAGTGCTCCAAGTGCTCCATATGTTCGCAAATAATTTGAAGTCACAGTATGCGCGGCTTGGTTGTTTTTCTCCTCTAACTTTTTGTGTGCATAGCCCTAATTAGGGGAAAGAAAGCGCAGCAGGTTATGGACAATGGATGAAGCCTTGAGTCTAATTATTGTCACCAGGCTTTTTAACTTCCTCTGCGTGTGtatgcgtgagtgtgtgtgcgtgtccatGTGCGCGCGTCAGTCGACAGGAGGTGGGAGGAATAGAGAATGTGTAGCTCACCGTAGACAAGTACAGAGTCCACAGACAGCGAGTCTGGACTGGAAGGgttaggggggggggggcgctGCATTTGCATCGTGCATCGCTTGAACTAATACATTAAGTATTCTCGCTAGAGGTGTCGTCAGCTGCTCCAGAGTTCGTGGCGGACCAAATGCCTCATAACCCTGCAGGAAATTAGACAATATTTTTCCCACCTCCGTTAAAAAAAGATGACTGCGATTACCTGCCACCTGCGCATGCAGTGACGTCAGTGAAGGGAACTTATTCAAGAGTTACTTCAATGCGCTCAAAAGGAGGTTAATTGTCCAGTCAAACTTGATCTGTGATTTCAATTAGCAGGGCaatttgtttattaaattaaaaaaatgtaaataaaccagGATTTATCGCTTACTGAAAGAGTCATACCTAGAGTTTATCCTTTCAATGCGTACATTAAAGTCCCAAACTAAATTCATTTAATTGAACtcgtaataagtaataagtaagtaataagtGTTCCTGGCCGGTGATATCATGCTACTGTGGGGACCAAGTCAATGTGTGATGAATATTACATCCCAGATTCCTGGTAGTTTTGGGTTATTCTCATGTTTAGGTTTTTGTTCTGAATAATATTATATGCCTACAATCCCAAAACAATGGCGAATATCAATAAACACTGGCCCTAAATGTTTTCCTCCATCACCCATTGATCGAACTGGTCAAAGACTGAACAAACCAGCCGTTCATCCATCAGTCAGTTGTCACTATACTGTGGTCATACGTTCATTTTTATACACACATCTGTATCACAACAGTTGGTATAAAATCAGGCATCTGAGaataaaaatcttttaaaaaaaagtctgaggTAACTGTTAAAGTTATTACAAGCTGAGAGCCTCATATGAATGTTAAATGAGCTGTTCATGCTCATACAAGTATCATAGTGCTGACAGCACTCACCCAGCAGCACTGTGGCTGTTAGGAAGTACTCATCACTTTTATTGCTGTGAATGCAGTATAATCTATTGAAGTACTACTCAGTTCACCAATGATTTCAGCTTGAAAGATTTTGTAAATGTTCCACACAAAATGAAGACCTTTGGAATGGTTTTATAATGTTTTGACACACAGTTTAGATGTTATGACCAGCCTTGCTTCAGGTATACAGAATATACTCACCATATTTGTGCCATATGGCTTAAGAGAAAagtttttggaaataaaaaagacCTGGAGTCCcttggttgcctggcaactggccaagaaatagttcagcacataaccccctgttaaacagcaaattgttgtttttatgctttggtttttgtacggatatACACGGGATATaatgtgttcattagtgagctttagacgtgctgctggtaggtggattttgttaccgttggacagagccaggctagctgtttccaagctaagctaaccgtctcctggcggcagcttcatatttagcgcaCAGACATCGATAtcgatattctcatctaactcttcacaagaaagcaaataaacgcatgttgaacttttcctttaatttgagCGTCTGTCTCAGGTCACTGATAGTGAACTGCAAGCTTCATACAAATTATTAGATATAAACAAACCTATACACGGGCAAGGGGAGACTATTTTCAGGCAGCATAAAGACAGCAAAAACTGAATTTCTCTGAAAGAATCAATACAGTATtctgtagagccagaatatctggataaaaacaccacatttcacACTCACATGACACTCTGTGCGGAAAAAATGGGCTcctttaaattttacatttcttacAAAATTTGATATACATGCTCTCTGACACAGCAGCCAAAGTATATGTGAGCCCAGACTCAATTATAAgctattagttgattaatcaaaatcaaaccTCCCACAAATGAATACCCATATAGCATGTATTAACCTATGTGGCATTTTGTAAACCACATTCAAACATTAAATTCTGAATGAAATTCTCAGGTTCTGCAGATCAGCTGCTGTTGACAAAGTGTCCACAAAGTTACTGAGCTGATGTCACTCAGCTGATTTAACAGGCTCGCATTAATGTCAAGATTTTCACTAAGTGCCTTTACTGAATGAACAGCAACATTTATAATTGCATTAAGACTGTTGAGTTATACCTCCTCAGGCTAGTCAATATTTTGTCGGCTACACTAAATGATTTATTGACCATTAAAACTAGAGTAATTGTCAAGCACTCAGATTTACATTATAACAAAACAGATTTGATTTTGCCTACAATGAAGATCAGGCACCAAAGAAACAGTTCAAAAGTCATACTAATAGCACAGTGACTGTTCCTGCTGCAGTTCTGAATCAACCGAAACAAGAGGCCACCAAGTATTTTTGTGGATGCTTTGATTGCAGGTTCACAGCTGAGCTCACTGGTCGATCGGAGAAAGGCTTCACACACGTAGTTGTTGGACCGTATTGATCATATGGACCATTTATATCCAGATCTTTATCTCCGACCTCTAATCCTATGCAGCACGTTGTGTGCAGATagattaacaaaaaaacaagaaagactGAAATATTAGAGATGATATTTACACCTATTTTTATGCTGAGACAGCTTGAGGTGCAAGAAATGTGACTCTTGTAGGCTTTAATATGTGAATACTATTTATGAGCGGTCTGGTCAGGCCAATTCACAGAAACCTGAGGTGTAAGGCTTTAAATGAACAACAGCATTAAGTCTGTGACATCACAGGAAATTGAGTAAATATGCTTAAAGGACATAACAACACCAAATATCTGATTTCAGCATTATGGCATTGACACTCTCAGTAGCAGAGAGCAGAGGCAGTTGTGGTTTAGGAGACAGTTCACATAAGGACATGTACCTCTTCTGTAAATGATGTGGTGAAGGGATCCGAAGAGCCATGATGCTGGAAGTCGATTAGCCAAAGACTATATGCCATGCTCAGGGTTGATGATGATGGAAAGAGTGTGACTGATAGGTCAGTAGGATGGAAGTCAGATGTAGACGAGGGTGAGTGTGAACCTAAAGTAGGTGCAGCTGCTTTCATTTGTTACACATTGTGGTGGACCAAAGCAGCAACTGTGGCGTAGTGCACCAGCTTTGGCTACAGTCTGAACACAACCTGTAAACATGCAACATACAAATCTGCGTACGCATGTTTGTCATTCTAGACTGGTTTGGCGGAAGTTTTAGTATTTTCTTTGTGACTTCAAAGTACAGTTTGCAATTTTTGTCAGGTAACAAAATTTTGTTGATGTGTAGAAATTAAAACATACCAAACATTCTTACATAATCACTGTCTACAAATGTTTTTCCAACAGTGCACTGAAAAGTGCCTTAATGACTGAAGCATTCTAGCTCAAACTCATGCTTGTCACACTGATGTGTTCAGCTACAATACAAATGAAACTTGTGCTGACCTAAAAAGCCCAGTCATTTGTCAagttattaatttttttctgaagaaacaaaaagagcatGTGTGTCCATGCATTATCTTCATAGGTGTTGCTGGGATTGATGCAAAGCAAGTCATCAGTATGAAAAGCATTGTGTCACGTCCATAACTATCAAGATCATCAACACTTTGGAGGAACAGCAGTTGAAAtacatgtcattttcatttgaaagacttgcctttttttttaaaccagtggTGTCATCAGCAGGTTGTGAGGCTGGTGAGACAATAGTTTCCTAGTAGAAAAATTGTGTCATAACTAATCAGCGATATTTTTGAAACTGTTTTCATGAGCCGTGATTGCCAACTTTGTCACTTTGTAGCCGACTTGAGAACTCATTTATTCTAGTTATTGATAATGCACCAGTTCATTAATTATGTGGAATACTCAAGTCTTTtatcacatttactgtatttagagCATTGATGAGGCAGTTGGATCAGAGCTGGATATTCTCCCAGGCCATGATTAATCAGGAAATAGTGTTGTTGCAAAAGTAGATACCAAGATTTACTTTTATATATGCACAGCTGCAATCGAGCTCACTTGAGACAATGtgactttaaaatgtcattgaaaaaaaatcacctttaACAACATTAAAGTATTCACAACTGACCACTAAATGAATTTTTCAGGTCCAATATTCCATAGCACCACAAAACCCCCATGCATCAGTCTGATGATTTGCAGTGCTGTTGTGCATTCAACCAAAACTGAGCAGAGATGCAGTTAGTTTgagatgcttttgggaaaccGGACCCTGGTCAGTGCTGTAGTAGGAGAAACTGAAACTATAGGGCTGAGGGGTTGCGGAGCTGGCTCTGGTTCGCTGGCGCCACATCCCCCTGAGCTGGTGAGAATGTGGGGGCTGTGCTCTTGCCTTTGAAGCTTTACCTCCCACTAATTCTGGCCTTCCAATTTCCACACAGTGCACAGACACCCCCCCTCCATCCTCTTCCCCTCCCTTTCCCTTTGTTTCCCTTATAAGGACTGGCCCAGCCATTTCCTCAGCTTTTCTGTGGGAGGTGGTAGGCTTGTTTGTGAACATGGACAGGTCAGGAGAATCGTTGcatagtttttcttttcatagcTGAGCAGTCACAGGAATCTTACGCTAAAAGCTGGTGGATGCATGCATACCTGTCCAGTGGGGAGTCTCCTATTACTAGCCTAGTGAGCCCTCTTCATAAGCCACACCATGCCATTTGATCTTATATTTTGCCAAACTATATTGCTCTACAGGTTTGGTCTTTAaaactaatagaatagaaaataatttcTAGACACAATCAAATTATAGCtattaaaagaaatacaaagttAACGAAAAGAAAATgagcttcctttgttctgtctctGGGCTACATTTTCAGCAGCTTCCCAGATTGCTGTGTGTGAAATTCTAATAAGggacatatatttattttctcacatatTGTTTCACAAGGTTATACACTCAGATCAATGAGCATGTAATTCTTAGTcaataaatgcaacatttcttAAATGACTAAACTGGAGTCAGGGcaatacaatttatttataaagcattcACTCAAATCAGGTTAGTCTCAGGGTTATGTGTTTAAAATGGACATTATTACAGATAAATactgataaaatacatttcaagaATGACAAACTtcacttaaaaatataaaataatctgACAGAAAACCCAGTGGTTATAGCCCTTACACAGACCAATCGGTACAACAGACTGATCAAAGAAGTCTTACAAGAGCTCACCTGGACACCATTTCCAAGCAGGTACTAAAGTAAGAGATAAATACAGAACTTTCACCTCTGTAATTACAGcaaaaactgtgtgtttgtttatgaaaaTATTGCTCACAAAATCACATGTTTCTTGGTTTGATCATTTTAGCATAAGGAGTGAAATGTGCATATACCTCTACCTGGAGATGGACAAAAGTCCTAACagagtaatttatttattaattagaGGGAGAATGAAAGTTTTTGATTTCTGTGCTTGAATTTTAATTGAATATCAGTATATCTTGGTTAAGGTTTTCAGGGCTATAAATTCAAATGTTAAGTGGCCCATGTCTTTGTTCAATTCTGTAAAACTCATTTCTATTTAGTCTTTCACTtctctcatagtgttgttttcgcctgcagcaggcagctgttttcagcgaacaaaaagctccaaaaacccactgtacactacctgctcagcaccaaacagcagacagacacagttagtgactagctggtgaacataatggagcatttcgcaggtaaagagccagatatttccctcgggacttggtagagaccaaaaacagagctaaaacagagtgaatactggatttacatttgccaggtgaccagaaacacgactccaaatgaatactaataatgatccgtaactgctggatgtgtaaacaagtttgccatatcaacttaaaaggtgatgagaTGCCAGTGCTGTATTCACAAACTGTTACTGAACCCaagaagccaaaaaaaaatcagtcattgCAGGTTTTAAGATGTCTTAGTTCTTCTTGAATTTGCCTAAGTTGACCCACAActtcacaaaaatggaaaatgtttctcTTGAATGTCTCGGTTTGTTTTGGTGAAGTAATCATTGATGAGTCATTtacttctcttctctccctgtGTAAAGTCTCCAGATGGCCCATGGAAGAACGTGGATGAGGGCTGAGCTGTAGTGCGGGCAGAAGGCTCCGGGGCCTGCCTGTTGTCGGCTGGCGGATTGGTCCATTGAGGTGAGGCACCACTCTCACCGGGGCACAGAACGGACCGAGAAAAGGTCTTTGCTCCCCCTCCTCGCTCACCCCTGCCCCCTTTCCACCCTCACCCCCAACCCAGGCACGTACGCTCTGGACCATGTCTAGCGGGCTGTCGGAGGGGAACCGGACAGAGGACCAGGAGCGGAGTAGCTGCAAACAGGACTCTCCTGTTATAGAGCGCAGGAACCGCAGTGGCATCATCAGTGAGCCCCTCAGTAAGAGCCTTAAGAACTCCCGTACCCTCTCCCAGTATACAGCAGTCTCCTCTGCCACCACCAATGGACACACAGGCAATAGTGAAACTAAGAGCCACTCGGCCAAGCCTCAGCTACCCCCGCAACCCCAGCCCACTGTCTCAGCACTGACAGCAGCCAAGTTGGACCGGACCCTAGAACAGGTTCTGGAGGGACAGAATGGCCTGCTGCACTTTGCCCAGGCAGCAGCACTGTTAAAGCGGGCCGGTATGGAGCACATGCTCCTGCCTGGGGGCATGGGAGTGGGAGTTGGCGGTGGAGATGCAGGCTCGGGGGCTAGCGACTTGGAGGGTACGTCTGTCACGGATGCCGTAGGTGGTCCTGTTGACTTCCCATATGGAATAGGGGGTGGTTTCCCCTTCAACCCGGGGCTTTTCATCATGACGCCGGCTGGAGTGTTTCTGGCGGACAGCGCGCTACACATGGCCGGCCTGGCCGAGTACCCGGCGCAGAGCGAGCTGGCCTCTGCTATCAACTCCGGTAAAAAGAAGCGAAAACGTTGCGGCATGTGCCCACCTTGCAGACGGCGGATTAACTGCGAGCAATGCAGCAGCTGCCGGAATCGCAAAACAGGCCACCAGATCTGCAAGTTTCGCAAATGTGAGGAACTGAAGAAGAAGCCCTCAGCTGCTCTGGAGGTAAGAAGACGGTGGTTATAATATGTCATTGCTTTGTGGATCATTCTTTAGGGTTCCCCAAAAAATAAGCTTAAAGGTTTTTGATCCAAAGAGTTACTACAAAGCTTCAATGCAGTGACAGACACTAAAAATATTTGGGTGCATTAACCATTACGCCCAAGTGAGAAACCAGAGAAATAAGCCATAAGTTTATCTTTGTGGGATCAAAAATTTGGAGTTGAATGAGGAAGAGAAGAactggaaaattaaaaaaaaatattacagagatctgcaaacatcacaaacaagTTTCAGCTTCACACCTGAAAGCACATCGAAGATCTTTTGTTTCATACCTGAATGTCATTCCCCTTTAAGGGAAATAGGCTAGTACAGGGGGCTTTTTGGTGGGGTGATGGCTCCACAAGCAGGGAAATGACAGGTGGTGAGGAGTGCGGTGGGTATGTGCAGGGTAAGCATGCACCATGGGGTCTCTTTAATCTGTCCACCATAATCATGCAGTCACCCAATCTTTCAAGTGGAAGGATAATTCACTAGCTAAAACACaagattgtttatgttttttcgCATTGAGCTACACAGTGTATTCCCTTCAGTGGAGCATTTGCTGTTTGGTCACATGTACATCCTCCTTGTGCTTGCTTGTGCATATGTTGTAATCGTAAAGTAATgtagtaatgtgtgtgtggaggcagaGTGGCAGTAATTGTGaatatgtgtacagtatgtgtttgtgtgtaagtgtacatgtgtgggtgtgtttgtatatgtgtgtgcatgtaacaAGGTCCATCTGGCCACTGAGATGTCATCTGGAGC includes:
- the cxxc5a gene encoding CXXC-type zinc finger protein 5 isoform X1, translated to MSSGLSEGNRTEDQERSSCKQDSPVIERRNRSGIISEPLSKSLKNSRTLSQYTAVSSATTNGHTGNSETKSHSAKPQLPPQPQPTVSALTAAKLDRTLEQVLEGQNGLLHFAQAAALLKRAGMEHMLLPGGMGVGVGGGDAGSGASDLEGTSVTDAVGGPVDFPYGIGGGFPFNPGLFIMTPAGVFLADSALHMAGLAEYPAQSELASAINSGKKKRKRCGMCPPCRRRINCEQCSSCRNRKTGHQICKFRKCEELKKKPSAALEKVMLPTGAAFRWFQ
- the cxxc5a gene encoding CXXC-type zinc finger protein 5 isoform X2 translates to MSSGLSEGNRTEDQERSSCKQDSPVIERRNRSGIISEPLSKSLKNSRTLSQYTAVSSATTNGHTGNSETKSHSAKPQLPPQPQPTVSALTAAKLDRTLEQVLEGQNGLLHFAQAAALLKRAGMEHMLLPGGMGVGVGGGDAGSGASDLEGTSVTDAVGGPVDFPYGIGGGFPFNPGLFIMTPAGVFLADSALHMAGLAEYPAQSELASAINSGKKKRKRCGMCPPCRRRINCEQCSSCRNRKTGHQICKFRKCEELKKKPSAALEVMLPTGAAFRWFQ